Sequence from the Cucurbita pepo subsp. pepo cultivar mu-cu-16 unplaced genomic scaffold, ASM280686v2 Cp4.1_scaffold001488, whole genome shotgun sequence genome:
ATCCTTATCTTAAtaaattactatatatatatatatatattttaaactaaggacattattaaaaattcaagaagtaaatgtattttaaattttttaaatttttttaaaatttaacctattttagagacaaaaaaaaaatacaaaatttaaaattattttttgtattaaattagcttaaattaaattaaaattaaacatgtatttattaaacaagattaaaatgaaaattttaatcaaaatattacaaaataaataaaaaaaaataataatacgaTATagatttacaaatttaaaaaaaaaaaagaaaaaaaaagaaatgctgTCAGTTTGGAGTAGAGACGATACAGGGGAATTTGATGTTTAATCATAAGCACCATTAGCCAGTTTGGCTCTGAGCTGTTTTCTAAGGATTTTACCCGACGGAGCCTTTGGAATCGCGTTCACGAAAAACACTCGTTTTAGCCTTTTGTAGAACACCACTTGTTTTGATATGAATTGCTTTACATCTTCTTCCGTGATCGCGCCGCCGTTCGCCTTCACCACAAACGCCACCGGCACTTCTCCGGCCTGCTCGTCCGGCATACTGTTATAAAAACAATCCCATTCCAAATTAAATCtccataaaattatttcaaattaatttcatttctacTGCCAATTTCATTTTAGCTTACCCAATCACAGCCGCATCGGATAGTTTGGGGTGAGTGATCAGAAGAGCCTCCAGCTCCGCCGGCGCCACCTGAAACGCCTTGAATTTTATCAGTTCCTTAAGCCGGTCGACGATGAAAAgctcgtcgtcgtcgtcgatGAACCCAATGTCGCCGGTGTGAAGCCATCCTTCTTTATCAACAGTCCTCTTCGTAGACTCCAAATCGTTTAAGTATCCCTTCATGATCTGATCCCCTCTAATACAAATCTCTCCGGCGGAATTCGCCGGCAACGACGCGCCGGTTTCCGGATCAACAATCTTCATCTCTGCATTTCGAACCACCGTCCCACAGGCGCCGGCTTTCACCGGAAACGGTTCTTTCGCAAACGCTAAACTCATGGTCAGAACCGGACCGGCTTCGCTCATTCCATATCCTTGCCCGAGAATCGCCgctggaaacttctccctcaCAGCGTCTTCCAATTCTTTCCCCAGCGGCGCTCCACCGGATTTCAATACCCTCACCGACGACACGTCGTATTTCACCAAATCCGGCGATTTAGCAATGGCTAAAAATATTGGCGGCACGATCGGCATGATCGACACTTTATATTTCTCAACTAATTGCAAAAACGAAACGATTTCGAATTTTTGCATTATCAAAATCGCAGCACCGGCGCGTAATCCACACAGCAAAATCGAATTGAGTGAATAGATATGAAAAAACGGCAAAACACAGAGGATAACATCACCACCATGATAATACAGATTCGGATTTTCGCCGTCGATTTGTTGAGCAACGCTTGTGATCAACCCTTTATGAGTCAACATAACACCCTTTGGCAAACCGGTAGTGCCGGAGGAGTACGGCAGCGCCACCACATCATCGGCGGCGAAATCCACAAACGGCAAATGGGATTCATCCGCGCCACTCAAAACAGAGTAATGCAAACAACCCTCAACAGCATAATCAACACACACAATTTTGACACCATTTTCACCCAAATCCTTAACCCGATCATAAAAGCAAGCCATGGTGACAATCAATTTCACATTAGCAGCTTTCGCCTGTTTGGCAATTTCCACCGCCGTGTAAAACGGATTCGCCGCCGTCATAATAGCACCGCGATACGACGCTCCAAGAAACGTGAAAACAAATTCCGGCGAGTTGGGAAGTAAATTCATAACGACATCACCCTTCTTAATCCCGAGATTGTGAAGTCCANNNNNNNNNNNNNNNNNNNNNNNNNNNNNNNNNNNNNNNNNNNNNNNNNNNNNNNNNNNNNNNNNNNNNNNNNNNNNNNNNNNNNNNNNNNNNNNNNNNNNNNNNNNNNNNNNNNNNNNNNNNNNNNNNNNNNNNNNNNNNNNNNNNNNNNNNNNNNNNNNNNNNNNNNNNNNNNNNNNNNNNNNNNNNNNNNNNNNNNNNNNNNNNNNNNNNNNNNNNNNNNNNNNNNNNNNNNNNNNNNNNNNNNNNNNNNNNNNNNNNNNNNNNNNNNNNNNNNNNNNNNNNNNNNNNNNNNNNNNNNNNNNNNNNNNNNNNNNNNNNNNNNNNNNNNNNNNNNNNNNNNNNNNNNNNNNNNNNNNNNNNNNNNNNNNNNNNNNNNNNNNNNNNNNNNNNNNNNNNNNNNNNNNNNNNNNNNNNNNNNNNNNNNNNNNNNNNNNNNNNNNNNNNNNNNNNNNNNNNNNNNNNNNNNNNNNNNNNNNNNNNNNNNNNNNNNNNNNNNNNNNNNNNNNNNNNNNNNNNNNNNNNNNNNNNNNNNNNNNNNNNNNNNNNNNNNNNNNNNNNNNNNNNNNNNNNNNNNNNNNNNNNNNNNNNNNNNNNNNNNNNNNNNNNNNNNNNNNNNNNNNNNNNNNNNNNNNNNNNNNNNNNNNNNNNNNNNNNNNNNNNNNNNNNNNNNNNNNNNNNNNNNNNNNNNNNNNNNNNNNNNNNNNNNNNNNNNNNNNNNNNNNNNNNNNNNNNNNNNNNNNNNNNNNNNNNNNNNNNNNNNNNNNNNNNNNNNNNNNNNNNNNNNNNNNNNNNNNNNNNNNNNNNNNNNNNNNNNNNNNNNNNNNNNNNNNNNNNNNNNNNNNNNNNNNNNNNNNNNNNNNNNNNNNNNNNNNNNNNNNNNNNNNNNNNNNNNNNNNNNNNNNNNNNNNNNNNNNNNNNNNNNNNNNNNNNNNNNNNNNNNNNNNNNNNNNNNNNNNNNNNNNNNNNNNNNNNNNNNNNNNNNNNNNNNNNNNNNNNNNNNNNNNNNNNNNNNNNNNNNNNNNNNNNNNNNNNNNNNNNNNNNNNNNNNNNNNNNNNNNNNNNNNNNNNNNNNNNNNNNNNNNNNNNNNNNNNNNNNNNNNNNNNNNNNNNNNNNNNNNNNNNNNNNNNNNNNNNNNNNNNNNNNNNNNNNNNNNNNNNNNNNNNNNNNNNNNNNNNNNNNNNNNNNNNNNNNNNNNNNNNNNNNNNNNNNNNNNNNNNNNNNNNNNNNNNNNNNNNNNNNNNNNNNNNNNNNNNNNNNNNNNNNNNNNNNNNNNNNNNNNNNNNNNNNNNNNNNNNNNNNNNNNNNNNNNNNNNNNNNNNNNNNNNNNNNNNNNNNNNNNNNNNNNNNNNNNNNNNNNNNNNNNNNNNNNNNNNNNNNNNNNNNNNNNNNNNNNNNNNNNNNNNNNNNNNNNNNNNNNNNNNNNNNNNNNNNNNNNNNNNNNNNNNNNNNNNNNNNNNNNNNNNNNNNNNNNNNNNNNNNNNNNNNNNNNNNNNNNNNNNNNNNNNNNNNNNNNNNNNNNNNNNNNNNNNNNNNNNNNNNNNNNNNNNNNNNNNNNNNNNNNNNNNNNNNNNNNNNNNNNNNNNNNNNNNNNNNNNNNNNNNNNNNNNNNNNNNNNNNNNNNNNNNNNNNNNNNNNNNNNNNNNNNNNNNNNNNNNNNNNNNNNNNNNNNNNNNNNNNNNNNNNNNNNNNNNNNNNNNNNNNNNNNNNNNNNNNNNNNNNNNNNNNNNNNNNNNNNNNNNNNNNNNNNNNNNNNNNNNNNNNNNNNNNNNNNNNNNNNNNNNNNNNNNNNNNNNNNNNNNNNNNNNNNNNNNNNNNNNNNNNNNNNNNNNNNNNNNNNNNNNNNNNNNNNNNNNNNNNNNNNNNNNNNNNNNNNNNNNNNNNNNNNNNNNNNNNNNNNNNNNNNNNNNNNNNNNNNNNNNNNNNNNNNNNNNNNNNNNNNNNNNNNNNNNNNNNNNNNNNNNNNNNNNNNNNNNNNNNNNNNNNNNNNNNNNNNNNNNNNNNNNNNNNNNNNNNNNNNNNNNNNNNNNNNNNNNNNNNNNNNNNNNNNNNNNNNNNNNNNNNNNNNNNNNNNNNNNNNNNNNNNNNNNNNNNNNNNNNNNNNNNNNNNNNNNNNNNNNNNNNNNNNNNNNNNNNNNNNNNNNNNNNNNNNNNNNNNNNNNNNNNNNNNNNNNNNNNNNNNNNNNNNNNNNNNNNNNNNNNNNNNNNNNNNNNNNNNNNNNNNNNNNNNNNNNNNNNNNNNNNNNNNNNNNNNNNNNNNNNNNNNNNNNNNNNNNNNNNNNNNNNNNNNNNNNNNNNNNNNNNNNNNNNNNNNNNNNNNNNNNNNNNNNNNNNNNNNNNNNNNNNNNNNNNNNNNNNNNNNNNNNNNNNNNNNNNNNNNNNNNNNNNNNNNNNNNNNNNNNNNNNNNNNNNNNNNNNNNNNNNNNNNNNNNNNNNNNNNNNNNNNNNNNNNNNNNNNNNNNNNNNNNNNNNNNNNNNNNNNNNNNNNNNNNNNNNNNNNNNNNNNNNNNNNNNNNNNNNNNNNNNNNNNNNNNNNNNNNNNNNNNNNNNNNNNNNNNNNNNNNNNNNNNNNNNNNNNNNNNNNNNNNNNNNNNNNNNNNNNNNNNNNNNNNNNNNNNNNNNNNNNNNNNNNNNNNNNNNNNNNNNNNNNNNNNNNNNNNNNNNNNNNNNNNNNNNNNNNNNNNNNNNNNNNNNNNNNNNNNNNNNNNNNNNNNNNNNNNNNNNNNNNNNNNNNNNNNNNNNNNNNNNNNNNNNNNNNNNNNNNNNNNNNNNNNNNNNNNNNNNNNNNNNNNNNNNNNNNNNNNNNNNNNNNNNNNNNNNNNNNNNNNNNNNNNNNNNNNNNNNNNNNNNNNNNNNNNNNNNNNNNNNNNNNNNNNNNNNNNNNNNNNNNNNNNNNNNNNNNNNNNNNNNNNNNNNNNNNNNNNNNNNNNNNNNNNNNNNNNNNNNNNNNNNNNNNNNNNNNNNNNNNNNNNNNNNNNNNNNNNNNNNNNNNNNNNNNNNNNNNNNNNNNNNNNNNNNNNNNNNNNNNNNNNNNNNNNNNNNNNNNNNNNNNNNNNNNNNNNNNNNNNNNNNNNNNNNNNNNNNNNNNNNNNNNNNNNNNNNNNNNNNNNNNNNNNNNNNNNNNNNNNNNNNNNNNNNNNNNNNNNNNNNNNNNNNNNNNNNNNNNNNNNNNNNNNNNNNNNNNNNNNNNNNNNNNNNNNNNNNNNNNNNNNNNNNNNNNNNNNNNNNNNNNNNNNNNNNNNNNNNNNNNNNNNNNNNNNNNNNNNNNNNNNNNNNNNNNNNNNNNNNNNNNNNNNNNNNNNNNNNNNNNNNNNNNNNNNNNNNNNNNNNNNNNNNNNNNNNNNNNNNNNNNNNNNNNNNNNNNNNNNNNNNNNNNNNNNNNNNNNNNNNNNNNNNNNNNNNNNNNNNNNNNNNNNNNNNNNNNNNNNNNNNNNNNNNNNNNN
This genomic interval carries:
- the LOC111786342 gene encoding 4-coumarate--CoA ligase 2-like, whose protein sequence is HNLGIKKGDVVMNLLPNSPEFVFTFLGASYRGAIMTAANPFYTAVEIAKQAKAANVKLIVTMACFYDRVKDLGENGVKIVCVDYAVEGCLHYSVLSGADESHLPFVDFAADDVVALPYSSGTTGLPKGVMLTHKGLITSVAQQIDGENPNLYYHGGDVILCVLPFFHIYSLNSILLCGLRAGAAILIMQKFEIVSFLQLVEKYKVSIMPIVPPIFLAIAKSPDLVKYDVSSVRVLKSGGAPLGKELEDAVREKFPAAILGQGYGMSEAGPVLTMSLAFAKEPFPVKAGACGTVVRNAEMKIVDPETGASLPANSAGEICIRGDQIMKGYLNDLESTKRTVDKEGWLHTGDIGFIDDDDELFIVDRLKELIKFKAFQVAPAELEALLITHPKLSDAAVIGMPDEQAGEVPVAFVVKANGGAITEEDVKQFISKQVVFYKRLKRVFFVNAIPKAPSGKILRKQLRAKLANGAYD